TCTGGAACTAAACACCCCGAATGTGGCACTATTGCCCCTCCGACCCACTTGCTAGTGTTTCTTGCCAcgaagaaaggggaaaaagaaaagacaaaaaaaagggaccCAGTCTCGGCGCACGGTTGAGAAATCAGGCATACATAGTTACATACACTACAGTAGCATAGCGACGAGTTGCAAGAGCCGTCGATGATGAGCAAAGTCCGAAGCAAAGCGATGAATGCCTTCTTGCGTAGTGAGATCTGGTCTTTAATAGGCACCACTCGGTTTGGAACACCCGGCTGCGGTCCTGCTTGTCGTTAGAGTTGTTGCCATTTGTGTTCTCAAGCTTTTCAATCCTGGTCGAATCCTGTTCAACATTCTTGCTTTCAGATTGTCCCCTCGTCACTATCCGCAGGtcgtttctctctttccggGTGATCTGGTCGGGCTAGACTACGCCGGATGGTGGCTGGGTCGTCTCCTGTCGGCCGGAAGTATACCTACGGCTCACCACGAGGCATTCGCAGCCGATTGACCGTAGCTTCGTCAAGACGGGTAATCCTCGGACTCCTAAGAGCCATAGTGCCTCGTCGCACTGTTGCAAACAGATTCTCCATGCCACTAGTTGAGGTTTGTAAAGCGCGAGAGCCTTCGGAACTACAAAGCGTGCGAGCAGGCAGCGTCATGATCATTGAGAAAAACATAATTCGACGGCAAAGTCCGTCGCTTATACTTTTTGGGATGCTGTTCTCCCTTTATCAAATAGTCCCTTATAAACAACACTCACTGAGATGTGTcggtcaaaaaaaaactgcTAGTTGAACATCGTCACTCTCTGTCATCACCTTCAAACTCGATAGAGCACTTATTGCGAGTCGGTCGAGACGAACAAGACATATGGGTCATGATCTTGATCAAATTGTGTGTGGCAGCTTCCACAGAGCGGAATTTCATTTGCTGCTGATGTCAAGCTGAAAGTAGATGAGACCCGCGTCCAATCAAAAGGTCCACCTTGTCCACGATGATTCTCCGCATTCCATTCGAACCCGCAGCACTCTCATGCATATAGGTAAGCTCAACTGGGCCTACAGGATTCTCAACCCCGATGATGTTAATCTGCAACTCCTCAGGATGGGGACCACCAGCTGGAACAAGGTGGTCAACAGTTACGCCGTCATAGTCAATGATTCTAGTCATTTCATGGCCAGAGGAATATATGGAAGACTGTCTTTCCAGGTATGAAATGGTCTGTAATTGCCGACCTTGATACATTTCTGGCATCCAAGCCAATTGCTTGGTCACATGAATCAACCCTTGGATCGCGAGGCTAGGTGGAAAGCGGAGGCATATGAAAGGTGTCGATATTGTCTAATAGCAGTGGACACACACGTCGCCATTTCCCTTCTTGTATGACTgcccttttgtttttctcgtTCACTTCTGGGGTCCGATTGGCTGTTCGCACGTTCAATGGCCACTTACCAGCACTGCGAGCGATGCCAAGAACTGCCCGTCAATTTGGTCCCAATTCCATAATCTGAGCCCGCACATGGCCCGACTCAATAATAACCAGAATCCAAGATTCCAAATTCTCATatcgagaagatcattcGCTATAGATGCGTAAATGACAGCGGTCGCTGAATACCAGTGGACTTGTCTTTTAACTTCTAAAATAACCCTACTTTATACCGGGGGTTCAAGGCTTTGATTTGAGTAACTGAAGAGTCTAGCCCGGAGAACCACCCGATTTCCCCATCAGGTTCAGTCAGATTCGAACCAAGATCGATCCAGTCGGATTTCtcgaagaaaagggaaattgtACCTGACCGGGTCCGCTTATTTGGGCCACAGTTACACCGAGTTCAGCATGATTCTTCCCGATGGACTGACTCGACTGGCTCGACTGGCTCGATCATCAAATTAGGTCACCAAGAATCAAATTACAGCCCGAGTATGCGATTCCAATTGCTCCACTCAAGAGAGGATCGGAGATCCCCCCTCCTATTGAACCCTCTGCCTAAGACTATCCTCTCCACGCTTGGACCATTCCGTCCCCCAACAGCCCTTCAGTGCTAGACGCCACTCGGAACAGAAACTAAACCGGGAACCGTCCTCATTTCAACCCCCCCCTTCGCCCGTGCGCACTAGCTGTCGCACAGCGCAGTCGTCGAGATCTTGCACCTTGAACCACGATTTCGAAATTTGACATCGTAATGTCCTATCAAATGTCCCAGCTGGGCCACCGGGGTATGTACGATGGGCTGTGCCCGAGCGCATGCGAATTGCGAATGCGAACGGTCCCCGGCGCGCACGAaacgaagagagaaagagaacgagagagaaaaagggcgCGCGCGCGTCCATGATCGTTGGGCTGTCCTCCATACCAAGATTTTGCCGGCTAATTGTTTCTCGTCCCTTCGTTTTCTAGCCTTCAACCACGATCAAAGTGGTGATGCCGAGCAAGAGTACGATCGCCTGCGCGACCTCGCCCGGCAAGAAGCCTCGAAACGCGGCGACTGTTTCCAACGGGTACGAGACAATTTTTGCTCACATTTTGCGATGGGAATAGAGCTTGGCGCGAGCCATTCGACGGCTGAGACACAATAAACTGACCGAATTTGTGAACTTGATGGAGCACAGTCGAAAGAGGCGTACAACAATGGAGACGGCGCGCGCGCCAAAGAACTATCGGAACAAGGCAAGGCGCACGGTCGCAAGATGGAAGAATACAATAAGCAGGCGTCAGAGTTTATCTTCCGGGAGAACAACGCCGATGGTCGCGTAGAGGCCGACACAATCGACTTACACGGCCAATTTgtcgaggaagccgaggagattctggaggagCGCATTCGATATGCCAAGTCGCATGGACAGGACCATTTGCATGTGTAcgttgatgatggaatggACTCTTCATTCTCTGTGCTTTGGGAGTTGATGAGAAGAGGCAGGgggagaacaaaaaaaaaaccaaagtAGGGAGAAGAATGATCTACTAACATTGTCAACTTCGACTCTAGAATCGTCGGCAAGGGTAACCACTCGTCCGGTCACATCCAAAAAATCAAGCCTCGTGTCGAGCAAATTTGCCGCGAGCTGGGTTTGCAGTACGCGACCGAGGAGAACGCCGGTCGTATCTATGTCAACTTGACGGGTGGTGAAGCCGTTATGCCACCACATGCGTCGCACCAGACGCCTCACCACGGGGGTGGTGGTCAGTCCTCCTACCCAGGTCaacaccagcagcaacagccgcatcaccagcaacaccagcagcaacagaACCAGAAGCAGGACGAGATCGAGCAGGTCGTTCATGCACTGGTTCCCAAGATCATGCGCAAGTTGGAGAAGGCCTGCTGTGTTGTGATGTGAAGATACCACTCTACCGTATTTTCAGAGGATCTCTCTGTGGGATACAATGCAGGCCGGTCTGTTTAGGGGGATGACGTGGTGGATAATACGGGATTGACTCCAACGTACAGTGTACTACCTTTGTCaaatggaaggaggggatTCAATATATAACTGGATCAGAACATAAATAGTTAATTTGTGGAAAATGGACATTTCGGGCAATCTACGTGGAATGACGGTTGGAGGCCTTCAATACTCGCAGGACAGCGATGAGTAACCTTCCTCATGACGGCGTTACCCAATACCTATCTAGCTAAGGCGGACGGGACTTCAACTCTCCTTCTGGGAGAGGATAAAAAGGTAAAATCATGTGCTTGCTAAGCCCCCGGTGTTGGATTTGGACACCTTCCGGTCCACATGGAAAAGGTCCATGCCTTTAGCCTGATCTCACATCAATGGGCGTGGACAAGGCTTGATACATGAATGTGATTGGGGAGAGGTACATTCCAATTCAGATGGTTGTCCTTCAAATCACTCCTAGTTCATTGGCAGCTCGATGACACTGTCTCTCCAAAATGGAGCACAGAAATAGGTATACTGTCGCATTTCGAAAGGGTAAAGTATATGAGCGTCCCGGGAAGGAAACGATGACATGCAAAGAAACAGACACGCTTCTGCCCGATATAAGCAATGGTatctcaaaaagaaagagggaaaaacaaaTTGAACTacttctccttcaccttcATCAACCTCACTCGGTGCGTCTACCCGGCGAGTGGAAGTTTATAATTAGACCCCGACTATTTGGTCGCGTGGATCTCATCATCGGCCGGAGATAGTGTCGTGGTAACAATCTTGTTCAACACCGCCCGAATCATCTCTCCATCACCGGCACCGTTGACCTTGGGAGTCGAGTCAATCACTTCGATGAGGGCCAACGCCCGCTCATGCAGATCCCGCACCACTTGGCGGGTATGCTCGAAACTGCCTGTGCTGTGCATGTATTGGACGGCATAACGCTTGACCTCCTCATCTTGGGTCTTTTGTTTCAAAATGGCCAACAACTGGTGGTTGGACGGGTTGGAGCGAATGCTGTGAATGATGGGAAAGGAGAATTTGCCCTCGGTCAGATCCTCGCACATACCCTTATTCTTGGTGTAGGTGGTGTTTGCCAGGTTCAAGTAATCATCGCAGATCTGGAAAATCAATCCCATGACATTCACCAGAGCCACACAGTCTTTGCCGGTCGAGCTCTCCGCCTGCATGAGCTTGACCGCCAGTCGGAAAAGACCACCGGTCTTGTTCCCGACCATCTCCAGGTACTCGTCCTCGGTGGGGCAGGTAAGCGTGTCGCGCCAGAAAAGATCCATCCCTTGGCCGCGGTGCAGATTCAACAGCTCTTTCACGTAGATGTCGATGGCAGCAGGACTGCGCAGCTGTTGCACCTCTTGCAAGGCCAGGAAGTAGACATAGTTGGCCGAGTTGATCGTCTGCGCAGTGCCGAAGATGTTGTGCGCCACGGGGATACCGCGACGCAGAACAGACGAGTCCTCGACGTCGTCAATCCTGAAGAGAAGGGACATGGTCAGCGGGAGAGACAGGGCGGAACGAGGCTGCGAGACGTATCACAGAAGCGCAGTTAGAAATCCGCATCAGACCCCATACTTACAAGAGCGAAGCCGTGTGCAACATTCTCACCACCTTGTCAATCACCGCTAGGCTTTCTTCAGGGACCTGTAGCCACGAGTTGAAAGCCTGGATCAGCTGGCGACGAACATCTTTGCCGGGATGTCCATGCATATAGTCATAGGGGCCCATGAGGATCTTCTCATTTTTGGCCGACCAGGTGCCATCCTTGTACTTGGTACCGTCGACACTGGATCTGTTGCGGCGATGTTGAGGCTTGGTTGGCATCTCGAGCGCGGACGGCTCTTCGGAGAACGCGTTCAAGGACCCATTTGCGGCGTCCGTGGAGGCTTCCTGTGACGGAGTGGAGCTCTGAGGTTGATTTGAGAAGCTCATTGTGGAAGATCAACGCGCAGAGAGGGGAATTTTGGCAAAGTGAGATCGTTCAGAGTCCTCAAGACCGTACTGGATGAAGAGGTCTCTCCGAGTTGAAGTTTTTGGAAAGACTGCGGGGGAAATCAATGACATCAACCCAGTTTTATCTACCCGCACAGGCACGCGGTGGAGCAGATCGCAAGGTGACAAAAACCAGGATTCTGGGTAGCGGAACCACTCGTTGCCCCTCCCCACACTCCTTGCCCGATCGTCCTGTGCCTGGCAGATCAATCCGATGACACTTTCACGACAGGAACACCGGAGTCACGGGCGTGGAGGTCGTCGGAATCCATGAAGAGGAGATTTGGAAGTCCTTCAAAAACCGCGATTCATTGTAGACTGGTCTATCGTGTCGTCGTCTTCTGGTCCCCAACCTGAACGTCGGCGGGTGCGGGGGAGACATGCGCGTGCTTCGAACACATCTCAAAGGGGATCGCTTACTCTGTCGGCATGAGAGTGGAAGAGGCGCGGCCTTCAAGGTTGACATGTGCTTACTATGCCATAGAAACTAGGTTCCTAGACCATGGCATTGTCAGGATGCTCGGAGCCTGGTCTGGCCCAATCAAGCTGACCACTGAAGAACAAATCAGGCCAGAGAGTAAGACCAAGGCCATCTCCAATTAAGATCAGTCCTGGTCTTTCAACCAAAGTACTCATCTGCCACAAAATCTCGCTCAGacctgaagaagatctccCTTACTGCCGCCTACTAAATAGATCTCCCGGGGTACAGTGAGATTGAGCAGGGCATCGGACGGGTCTATGAAGAGTCCTCGGTGCCTGGGTTGTCATCGCCTTCACCATGGGCTCCAGTTTTGCTGGCACGCACTCTTCAATCCTTCGGCTCCCGAGCAGGTTCATGGCTCGGGACCTTCGGAACCTCGCACGTTGACCCAAACGGGCATGGCGGTCGGGCACGGGCCCGATCAAGATtgtcgatcgatcgatcCCCGGTCGTCGTAGACTCGTTAGGTGAGATCAGAGGCTCAGAGGAGGCCTGAGCCCCCCCGGATCGGTTATGGGTGGCTGGGAACGCGGTAATACAGCACACTGTGCTGAGCACAGTGTTCTATCATTGTTACCAAGCTAGTCCAGTTGGTGATcatccgaaaaaaaagaaggaaaaaacaaagacgCGGCGGATGAGACAGGTTCATTGTTGTCGTGCTAGTGTATCTCCAAATGGCCTACTCGGGAAGGCAGAGAGCGACTGTGACAGTGCCGCACCGTGAAGATGGTAGTCATGGGGGCTTTTGGTATGGATACTCGGTCTGTTAATAATGTAGTGCTTCGGTTCCACACTTGGCCCCATCCACGATGAGCAGCACCGAAACAACGCTGACTCTACTATTTTCACGAGCACCGTCGAGGCATCTTCTGCAAGGTGTGTGCCTGTATACAATATCTCGAACTCCATTTTGTTGTGATGAGTAGTACTCTAGCTTTCGGTCCCCTGTCCTGCAAGCCAGTCGCATCTCGCATCTCGCTCTGGCGGTAGTACGCAACGAGTCTGAATAAGCAAGAATAATCGAGCAAGGAGTGGTCTCCTTTCGTGTCTAGCCGCTTGTCCAAGAGAGATCACGGACAAGGGTGCCGTCTTCGAGCAAATTGTTTCAGATAGTCTTTTATTTTCGCTCAAAACAACATCATTCATTTATCATTGAGATGAACGAGGGGTTTCCATAAGACTGTTCACTTTATGAATGGTGCACATACCAGCATGGCTTAGACTAGTGGCAGTAAAAGGACATCCCATACTTCTAGCGAGCGAGGGGATCAATATCAGACCCCTTGCAAGCGGGATGGCGTTCAGAAGCGATTCACGACGGAGATTCTGACCGTCTTGACTTATCTTCGGGCAAGCAGAAAATCTGAATATGATTGACGTGTATGTAGTTTAGAACATCTCATGTACTGTCGGAGTATTGAAACGGGGTTCTTGATGGAAGTTTAGACCGAGGCGTAGATGTGACTTGAACAATGCAGACAAAGCGACATGTAACCTATGGTGTAGAGGCACATGCTCGCGGATCATCACGAGCTCGATGGTTGCTCTCGCATCGACTGATCTCCCCATGAAGATTAAAAGATTCTACCAGCAGTGAGCCTTTGGTGCTTCTGTGGAGGCGCTCCTTTCGCTTGGTAATCAAAAATCGGTCGTTTTACCCCTCCACAAATTGACCCGAGTCGATCGATCCCGGTCGACCCACGCATAGTTCAATCAATTGGAGACATTGGGCATGATACATCACTTCAAGCGATCCGGGACaggtgatgaggatggatTAAGTGGGGGTAAAGGACAGCACGTTGCAGAGGGCTGGCGGTAAGGCGCGTCTTTTGCCCAGGCAACGTGTGATGGGTTCGGCGACCCCGTGCATGTCACAGGAGGGAAGGGTTATGTTGGGAAGGAGAGCGGTGTAGAGTGGGTTGCTGGGTTCTCGTTGATGAACGTCTGACGATGAGAGTGTACTGGCAACCTTGAAGGCAAGGGACTGGCGTAGTTTACTACGTGCTACTCAGTCACACTATCATCGATTCCTAGCCGGGTCCTTCAGTGTTGACCTCAAACATGAAACGGATTACCTCATCGGTCCAAGTCCCTCCCGCCGAACCCGCCAAACCGTAGCAGTTCACCAGCCCCGGATTGAATGAAAAACTTGTTTTTGGGTCACCTGTCAGAATAACCTTCATCTGACGCCATAAGGCTCGGCACTTGAGATGCTATTGAAGATCCAAGTGGTAATATACAAGCGCTCGAACGCAACGGAGGGGCCCATCCACAGCGGCCCTGAAAGAAACCGATTTCACAGGCGAGAGAAATCCTCGGTTCCCAGACCCAAGGGGGAGAGCACCGACGCAATTGTTGAGCACCAGAGGAAGCGAGCAGACTTTGCTACGGGTCTAGACAAGATTGGGACGTCAGAGGAGGCTGGAAGAGGCTGAAGAAGCAGCTGCGCACCCCAAGGGGTTTAGCGGGTGCATTTGACTTGGGTGGGTCGTCCGGGGCAACCAGGGAAACTGCCTGTTCGGGTCACTTTATTTACCACCGTACCGTGGCTGGGCCCTGGAGTATCAGGACGATGATGTACATTCTGATGCCTGGTCGTGGATCATTGGGCCATGGGTGGTGCAGATAGCCGCTGAACCTTGTCTTGACCCACGATTGTGATCATCGAGGTTCAGTCAATAGATCCTGGAATGCTTTTgttatgatgatgattgttGACTTTCAGGACTGCGGCCCGACTGACCTCATCATCGGCCCTGACCCTCACGGGCCACCCCCGTCTCGCGGGATTCTCACACAGCGGCTGCTATTCTctgaaccttttttttttatttttcgctttttttccctctctctctcttttcctctctttttcttttctctctagAAATGGTCATGCTCCAGCCTCCTCAGCTGAGCTCCAAGGGCTGATCTTCAGCTGTCGATGCTCTTTTAAAGTTCCTGGCGCACTTTTCTCTTATCAACTCGGTGTTCCCTCCAGATCTTCGTCGAACTTGTAGCCACTTCCAGCTTCCCAgattcatctctctcttagtcccccaccaccaactcCACCTCTTTTCACTCACCGCCACCGTCCACACCCTCCTCATGGAGACCCTTCTCGCACACTCCTTCGACTATCTCTCCTCGTACGAGCCCAGCAAGGTTCGCAAAGGTTTGCGCCAGGTCGAAGGCCTTTTGGCTCAGATATGTCtatcaaaatcaaaatccacCGCCGACCGCCGCCGGTCATATATGACCACCGAAGCTCACCCGGCACCCAAGGCCTTGGCTGAATTGCGCGAGGACCCGGCGTTTCGAGAATTCTTTAAGTTACAAGAAAGCTTTCAGTGGAATGGTGAGTCAAACTCCCGACACGGGATCGCCGAGTGAAACCCATCGCCGCCACTGGTGACTAACCTTGTCTGTGTTTTATTATGAGTAGTCGCCATGCGCCTAGTGGCCTGTCTGGAGCACTTGCTCGGCCGCGGGAGCAGCGGAACCAACGATATGCTCATTGTCTGCACGCTGGATTTGATTCAAGgcgccctcctcctccatcctccTTCGCGCTCTCTGTTCGCCCGCGAAATCTACATGAACCTCCTGCTGGATCTGCTCGATCCTATCAACTGCCCCGCCATCCAATCGGCCACCCTACTCACCCTGGTGACCGCACTCCTCGACTGTCCCGCCAATACTCGCACATTTGAAGATCTCGATGGTCTCCTGACCGTGACATCCCTTTTCAAGCAACGTGCCACCTCCCGCGAAGTGAAGCTGAAGCTTGTCGAGTTCCTGTACTTCTACCTCATGCCCGAAACGCCCGTCCTCGGTCCCAGCTCAAGTCCCCCGCCACTGCAACGCAGCCCAAGCAAGATCTCCGCGAGGCCCATGTCGCAAAATTCACAAGTTTCCACCGCCTCAGGTCGATTGACACGGGAAACTCGCACAACGGACGAGAAGCAAGCGCTTCTAGGGCGGTATCTCAACAATGTGGAGGATTTGGTCGAAGACTTGAAGGAGACGGCACCCTTTGGAGCAACAGTTTATTGATTCgcgattttttttcgagCTTCTCCTGCGTCGCATTGGTTGATCAACGTTTATCATCCCCACGAGAATCGGCCGTCCTGCCTCGTGGGCTTGGAGTTGGGATGTTTTGTTCTTTATTCTTGCcttttattttcattttttgccccctctccttttcttttccccccattcttcccattcgcctttctccctctctttttttctcttttattttttggctcccttttcttcctatCTCGATACCACTTTGATActgtttcttctttgactCTTTAGCGCTGCTTTGCTTGCCGATTCATCTCTTCGCAAGCTCAATGTTCCGTCTGGTACGGCGTGATTGATGAGGTCAAGACCCTGATGAGGCATGgcttcttttatttttccagACTTGCAACTCTTTTccagcttttttttctttccttccgTGCATCATCTGGTTTAATTTTGTTCTATTTTTGTCGTCGCAGGGCTcatcccttttttttcccatctttGTCTGGGACATGAGCCATGACGGCTGTTCCCGAATGCTTGCGGGCCCTAGACCCTTCTTCTGTGACGATAACGATGGCATGGAGCTTTTCCACGAGTTTAGTCTACATTTCATACTAGGGGTTTTCCCATCGTGATTTTGAACCCTCGTAGAATTTACAGTGGGAGAACGTCCATTACTATTCTTCCCTAAAAGCCTGGAATTACATGAGAGATGAACGGTACATCcaaccatcctcctcctaGGTGGATGCCGTCTGCACCTGATTCATtccatcctctttcctctcatAGGGGACACCCCTCTCCACGTTCGCTTCGTTTTTAGCTCATCGTGCATATTCATGCACGAGGATGCCGACGCCATCATGTACCATGTACCTCACTGAACGGCTGAGATGCATCTTAATTCTAAAAGAgttttaaaaaaaataagtatacatggaaaacaaaaaagaaaaaaaaatcaaaaagactTGCGTCGTGCGATTCGAGAAAATGACGAGTCGACGGGAGTCTTACTCATCTTCTACGGACATGAGTCTACTGCACACCTCATCATCTGTCTTTCTACAATTTACTTGAGGAAGGATTACCTTTTCGTAGGAGTAGAAGGTTGGAATTAAAATACCATGGGTCAATGTATACGAATTTCTCCCCGTCCCGTCGGAGGGTCTATTTTCCTGAAAGGGCTCATCCATATGGGGCTTACCCACCTGCACCAGGCTTAATCGATTGATAggtgaggaggaggtgggaAGGACGAGGAAGGGGTCTGTGTGTCATGCTCGGAAAGTTTAGTTCGGCGTACTCGTAATCTGGTGGACGGTTCCAAGTCCTGCCCAGGAACGATACTCTATGACTGCGTATGACTCAGGTTTTCAGTTCCGGTGTTCCATTGTGGTGCGAGAGGACGAATGATGCCAGCGAGTGGGTCATGGGAGCGATCTATATAAAGCCGAGAAGGTAGGTTTGTACTCAGAGAGGATAAGAGTATGCTTGGTTGTTTGAATGTCATAGGTATCAAACATCTCAGCGACATATTCAAGAGAATTTCAAGTTTTGCAAAGTTGCGAATCTACttcactttttcttttcttcttcttcttcttctttcaaGGTGTATGgctgctttcttcttttgaaaaGTCTTCACAGATTTTCAAACGCCGTAAAGATGCAGACTATTCAGGAGTTGCTCGCTAGAGACGAGGGCTCTACTTCTGATTCCTCGACCGCCGTGCAGTATATTAGTACGGTTGAGGCGTACGACAAGTGGGCTGAGGTATGTCTGAATGAAAGGGGAATTCCAAGTACCTTGattttttattcttcttttcgTGATCTTTGTATCAACCTtattgttgtttttttttttgcttcatATAAACGATCACAGTTTCCGGCGTTTATTACCGACTCAGACGAGATCTGACACAAAGGGGCAACAACTAAGCACGTTCTGAGTGATATAGGTCTACGACACAGACGGCAACTTTCTCCAGCGACTCGATACGATCGAAATTAGCCGGATATTACCTCGATTCGTGGAATGCGTCTACGATCGATTCCGTCACCAGCTTTCTCAATCCGAAcgcatgatcttcttggatCTGGGATGTGGCACTGGCCGAAACACAATTCAATTGATGAGAACCCTTGGTGCAAGAGGTAGTCAAGACAGCCTCACAAGGATCGATCACTCTTCAGGACCAGAGGCGCAGGTCATCGGCCTAGATGCTTCCCCCGGGATGCTGGAGGTCGCCAAGTCCAATATTAAAAAGGTCACTGTTGAAGATACAACTCTGAGAGATATCCCAGCTGTGATCCTCGAGACGGTTGATCTCCTCCAACCCGCTACCGTCCCGAAACACCTACCCCCTGCGTTGCAAGAAGTCGGTGCCGCCGGGGTGATATCGACGCTTGTTCTGGAGCACGTTCCCTTGAAGGATTTCTTCAAAGCGACCTCCGCGACAATGCGCCCTGGTGGGTATCTGCTGATTACCAACATGCATGCCGATATGGGTCTGCGCAGCCAAGCTGGATTTACAGATCCCAAGACGGGGGTCAAGATCCGACCGACCAGTTACTGTCACTCCATCGATGACGTCTTGACAGCTGCCGCAGTGGCTGGGTTTCAAGTGGAGAAGATGTTTGATTGGGATCCCCTCAACGGGGTCTTGGAACGGAGTGTGGACGGAAATTTGGTCGACAAGCTAGGGATGAGAGCGAAGAAGTGGCTTGGAACCACAGTGTGGTTTGGGGTATGTTTTAGCAAGAGAACATCAGAGAGGTAGTAAGTGGGACCACTCCTGTGCGGCGACGGATGAccaattgaaaaaaaaatggaagaagagaaagaagaggaggtagagagaaagagtagGATCAAGCTCAAGTCACTGCTTGTTGACGAAATAATACAATTTGTTTTAGAAGAATTTCAGTAGTCTTTCCCGATGTTGTACAAGATTGGCATGCTGTCGAAGCATCTGAGCCAGTCGATTATGTTTCCAACCCATTCCCTCATCCAAGATGAGATGTGTGTATGCGAAGACTGCGGCATCAAAGAGCCCGGGATTGGGCCGACCGAAAAAGTGCTCGTCTTCGGCCAAAAGGGTCGATAGCGCCTCAAACGCGTTTTGTGCATCTCCTTCCAAGGCCGCGACGTCAATGTAGGATGAGCTTTTGAGAAGCTCGTCGCGCGCCGCTTGCTGAAGTTGAAAGGCAAGACTGGCTCGGACcggcgaggaggtggtggaggggtTCACGTAGAGCCGTTGGGCGACAGCCTTGAAGTTGGCATTATCTAGGTATAGCATGTATAGCTAGAGAACAGCATTAGTACGTCCTCTGATTTCACCCTTCACCGAGAGACAACAAAGAATGACATAGCACCCTCGGGACGGCAGGTATACGTACCCAGGCATTGCGTATCCGGTGGTCCAAAAGCGAAGCGTACACATCGAAGCGGAGATCCAATTGCTGCTCCTCTTCGCAATGAACCTGCTCGATGGCCCATTTTTGGAGCTTATGCGAGGGTATCGTGACCGCAGCTTCCGTGGGAAAGGCTGGCAGGAGGAATGGAAGAGAGCCAGTTGGCGAGGCGTGGTTGTTGGAAGGGGTAATCTCAAAGTCGACGCCGACAAATTTCAGGTACGCCTACAGCTTGCGGGATTAGTGATCAGTGCGCGACCAGTGGAACACAGCTGCCACGGGCACGACGAACCTGCCACTTGAGACATTGCGGATTGAAGGACGGG
This genomic window from Penicillium oxalicum strain HP7-1 chromosome III, whole genome shotgun sequence contains:
- a CDS encoding putative methyltransferase, coding for MQTIQELLARDEGSTSDSSTAVQYISTVEAYDKWAEVYDTDGNFLQRLDTIEISRILPRFVECVYDRFRHQLSQSERMIFLDLGCGTGRNTIQLMRTLGARGSQDSLTRIDHSSGPEAQVIGLDASPGMLEVAKSNIKKVTVEDTTLRDIPAVILETVDLLQPATVPKHLPPALQEVGAAGVISTLVLEHVPLKDFFKATSATMRPGGYLLITNMHADMGLRSQAGFTDPKTGVKIRPTSYCHSIDDVLTAAAVAGFQVEKMFDWDPLNGVLERSVDGNLVDKLGMRAKKWLGTTVWFGVCFSKRTSER
- a CDS encoding Geranylgeranyl pyrophosphate synthase; amino-acid sequence: MSFSNQPQSSTPSQEASTDAANGSLNAFSEEPSALEMPTKPQHRRNRSSVDGTKYKDGTWSAKNEKILMGPYDYMHGHPGKDVRRQLIQAFNSWLQVPEESLAVIDKVVRMLHTASLLIDDVEDSSVLRRGIPVAHNIFGTAQTINSANYVYFLALQEVQQLRSPAAIDIYVKELLNLHRGQGMDLFWRDTLTCPTEDEYLEMVGNKTGGLFRLAVKLMQAESSTGKDCVALVNVMGLIFQICDDYLNLANTTYTKNKGMCEDLTEGKFSFPIIHSIRSNPSNHQLLAILKQKTQDEEVKRYAVQYMHSTGSFEHTRQVVRDLHERALALIEVIDSTPKVNGAGDGEMIRAVLNKIVTTTLSPADDEIHATK